A genomic window from Salvia miltiorrhiza cultivar Shanhuang (shh) chromosome 5, IMPLAD_Smil_shh, whole genome shotgun sequence includes:
- the LOC130986954 gene encoding uncharacterized protein LOC130986954 produces MSTNNEAIPLNAIKEKIRNKYVVVRLLRLWVQKDKLGKEGLEMIVIDEWGNKIQASVSTGNKNKFHELLKEGQITVIKNFQVVKNNPNFQHAKINHEWKISFTFRTIVSESTERPNITENGFDFIHFQNIHSHDQELVLDILGEVKTENITIDCVEMKHGKAKKCDITLADADGTQVICVLWESYADELKIFMESRSSEDKEPVMIALQFAMLSTFRGVTKVSTMKHATRFFISPDIQEVKDFILRRGLTKDSNNNTVANISNVSREVKSEEWLKPALVKTIKEMKNSESGNYICKGTIIDFHPEESWYYESCGNDKCYKGVPKGSKIGDYCKKCKKPIGSINIRQIVGMTRLNYLAPCWKESVSLKSR; encoded by the exons ATGTCAACGAATAATGAAGCTATTCCTTTGAATGCCATCAAGGAAAAAATACGAAATAAATACGTGGTTGTCAGACTTTTACGCTTATGGGTTCAAAAAGATAAATTGGGCAAGGAAGGACTTGAAATGATCGTGATTGATGAATGG GGCAACAAAATTCAAGCATCCGTCTCAACAGGGAACAAGAATAAGTTTCATGAGTTACTTAAAGAGGGACAAATAACAGTTATTAAAAACTTCCAAGTAGTGAAAAACAATCCTAACTTTCAGCATGCAAAAATCAATCATGAGTGGAAAATCAGTTTTACCTTTAGAACCATTGTTTCTGAATCAACTGAACGCCCGAATATTACTGAAAATGGATTTGATTTCATCCATTTTCAAAATATTCATTCACATGATCAAGAATTGGTATTGG ATATTCTTGGGGAggtaaaaactgaaaatattacCATAGATTGTGTTGAAATGAAGCATGGCAAAGCTAAGAAGTGTGACATAACATTGGCTGATGCAGA TGGCACACAAGTAATTTGCGTATTGTGGGAATCATATGCCGATGAACTCAAAATATTCATGGAAAGCAGATCAAGCGAGGATAAAGAACCAGTAATGATAGCTTTACAATTTGCTATGTTATCCACATTCAGAG GTGTAACCAAAGTTTCAACAATGAAGCACGCAACCAGATTTTTTATCAGCCCTGATATTCAAGAAGTTAAAGATTTTATATTAAG GCGCGGTCTTACGAAAGATTCCAACAATAACACCGTAGCTAATATTTCCAACGTTAGCCGAGAAGTAAAAAGTGAAGAATGGTTGAAACCTGCTTTAGTGAAAACAATTAAAGAGATGAAAAACTCTGAG AGTGGAAACTATATCTGCAAGGGCACAATAATTGACTTTCACCCTGAAGAATCATGGTATTATGAGTCATGTGGAAATGACAAATGCTACAAAGGTGTTCCTAAAGGAAGCAAAATCGGAGATTATTGCAAAAAATGCAAAAAGCCGATTGGATCTATAAATATAAG ACAAATAGTAGGAATGACACGCCTGAATTACTTGGCACCATGTTGGAAAGAAAGTGTATCTTTAAAGTCGAGGTAG
- the LOC130986956 gene encoding vascular-related unknown protein 4-like, which yields MCVSIYGGLSFELVVIVKLLKMGDSPEESSWTFYIEGFICENNKPCLSSDFESPSLVSDAASSAVVNKFQERLGFSSSPNQNHFKKQKTNIIPAPMDYDLEDTASSPVNSPKQISYMNEFMNNGDKKDKAKRDEVKKNSFGKVVTVERDSELKKKSTCG from the exons atgtgtgtgagtaTATATGGAGGGTTGAGTTTTGAGTTGGTAGTAATtgtgaagcttttgaaaatggGTGATTCCCCTGAAGAGAGCAGCTGGACTTTCTACATCGAGGGTTTTATTTGTGAGAATAACAAGCCTTGTTTGTCTTCTGATTTTGAGAGCCCTTCTCTCGTTTCGGACGCAGCTTCTTCCGCTGTGGTAAACAAGTTTCAAGAACGCCTAGGGTTTTCATCTTCTCCCAACCAAAATCATTTCAAGAAGCAGAAAACTAACATCATCCCTGCACCTATGGATTATGACCTAGAAGACACTGCTAGCTCTCCTGTAAATAGTCCCAAG CAGATTTCTTATATGAATGAGTTCATGAATAATGGCGATAAGAAAGACAAGGCTAAGAGGGATGAG gTGAAGAAGAACAGTTTTGGGAAGGTAGTTACTGTTGAAAGGGATAGTGAGTTGAAGAAAAAGAGCACTTGTGGTTAG